In Drosophila bipectinata strain 14024-0381.07 chromosome 2R, DbipHiC1v2, whole genome shotgun sequence, one genomic interval encodes:
- the Zasp52 gene encoding PDZ and LIM domain protein Zasp isoform X3, with amino-acid sequence MFLLCLMFFWPSVRRLGVVRVLISLISRSALEEMAQPQLLQIKLSRFDAQPWGFRLQGGVDFAQPLLVQKVNAGSLSEQAGLQPGDAVIKINDVDVFNFRHKDAQDIVVRSGNNFVITVQRGGSTWRPQVTPTGNVPQPNSPYLQTVTKTSLAHKQQDSQHIGCGYNNAARPFANGGDGGVKSIVNKQYNTPVGIYSDESIAETLSAQAEVLAGGVLGVNFKKNEKEYQADRSEVLKFLREEETGQSTPAFGKYEHDAPQQQPQQQYEQQQHQHQHQHQQQQQQHYYQQQQQLQQQQQQQQQQQSSATRHVSAPITNPNKPPSTGGLPTGQNICTECERLITGVFVRIKDKNLHVECFKCATCGTSLKNQGYYNFNNKLYCDIHAKQAALNNPPAGTEGYVPVPIKPNTKLSANTISSALSSHGYSGASNGYSNGSSAPAPAPPESEPSQELPLPPPPSPTQLLQYAEVDHLVSPEQQHTRTHSSLSSISTGSSSSGVGGSGSGSGCGSGSASGVGPQSQQSYSSTLSLDRFGSPLHSRQTSSSSTSLEAGGLAPSPPPPPPPPTAAATATAAANYRLQGQQNENDMNTQNQNKGHNAYNQMLKEYSNKLQQQPSLHPNTTPHTTPTQRHNNNTAKPFAAAHQQQQQPLVAALTATLANQLKFNPHQVASPQAAAAATVAPPAPAATATPLIAPATVDSSPATIAVAATATPTPTATDNMSANVADEPSSIYGQINANAVAPGLAPISGGGDQPFEYVTLTGNVIRSVQAPGKGAGINYKVNQGFARPYGAAAPKSPVSYPPQQQQQSPRPAPGGNNPYATLPRSNVGQQEGESEELQPEFEEEDCYEVDIEAEMARSRQSQRGSSFTWPPPQDDSHLAPTAAPLYIPPPETQHVVVANPVQQVPPLPPGGATTRLDPQPPTCDGGNGAPPQWQSYSAPQLTTSNPRQMQAEQQESSSESYTSTSTTTTTTSEEYQRMYAAQIQAYQMQDMQSGSEFDYQVDYGSTQDSIQEYASGRRSAQECVDTLAAPLSTYKLIDMVREVTPSPVTTPVTTPAPISARRVVFNDEPEIKELPQIPIELETIPEAAEDREGLVIEQRCQILESERKFQPTPEIKIEIAPVRQIPPSKIPNPMPKEWINPMIRVLTTAPEVPFHLVECPFPRPCGDSFEAEAAAQAEAQAQDHAEPPLPPPVPAEAPAPVEPSPAPPLRESPPRGSRLTKAMITAPEFELKFAPSSDQGIPLPEETVPYMPPPIDMKPYLREDYRPKSPFVSALTTAPDRRFEGHFDRDVPIHLIDLPTPKEHLSMGDALVTAPDRGYTPLNPENATHRLDEEQKQQELKKREFQVLDHEEELGIRPEPPQSVEFYTTDRSQSRKSSAFAAMQAFQPSREPLSSASASGSVTNTPRDSIISALKEEPDLEYQKFCKAQQRNQKRLDYFHKKEEEFQQTFGLSQQELQQTQLLQLQRCVKADELQQQIQQITQKSQQQQQQQQQQQHSQVTQRSQQQQHQQLSQVNQKTLAETQSLQTRSSQSSSYSSSKATSSSNSSSTVPPQAYSAVIVPAPASAPAPAPALAPAPVPSIALPAPFSVNTSSNAYSSTTSKFDAHELIEETVEELEHSEVLFPPPSPLSHLTKQGKAVQSGLHKADNIPKYQRNWTVLPTQSPIRTPEPHELRENVPLAFVDAPKVPVTSDTSTVHRPIARAQVAVPPPSLTVPTTVVSLEKPQLSVPIIIEGDRAGPVTMAFQPLDEFVRPDQAQTPTRPYTPSMTQKPAPIVPFYQTEEKLCFDECPATHARNYDMGAASPFPDRARSPAPGPPPNPLSAIRAPRMKEPESNLLTVSGGAARLQTGSITTGQSYQGQLLAHSEQSTQSARQSFTQQPERVTEQRVGNLNIQQREQSSQLQQQSQSQSQSQTRSQVGNTQIERRRKVTEEFERTQSAKTIEIRTGSQSQSVSQSQAQSVQSQSESTERRSSYGKTGYVATQARRLSGLEQEITSLTSQSQAISARASTLGESCFPQLRSPTFDSKFPLKPAPAQSIVPGYGAPPASQAASKLVAPPPGFLQQQQFQQQQIQQQQQQRSAYSSVQQSSKTSTSSLSSSSAASASQSLTQASSAITTTTNNQATSAFRRTSNGSSIIKPNLASRPSIASITAPAPAPAPARAPNAVKAPIAPKSVIANVVQSAAAPPPAASAPAVFPPDLSDLNLNSNADGSAGPGGKSAGAFGATSAPKRGRGILNKAAAPGVRIPLCNSCNVQIRGPFITALGRIWCPDHFICVNGNCRRPLQDIGFVEEKGDLYCEYCFEKFLAPTCSNCAGKIKGDCLNAIGKHFHPECFTCGQCGKIFGNRPFFLEDGQAYCEADWNELFTTKCFACGFPVEAGDRWVEALNHNYHSQCFNCTFCKQNLEGQSFYNKGGRPFCKNHAR; translated from the exons GTGAACGCGGGCAGCTTGTCCGAACAGGCCGGACTACAGCCCGGCGATGCGGTGATCAAGATCAACGACGTGGATGTCTTCAATTTCCGGCACAAGGACGCCCAGGACATTGTGGTGCGCTCCGGCAATAACTTTGTCATCACAGTGCAGCG CGGTGGCTCCACCTGGCGGCCACAAGTGACGCCCACTGGTAACGTGCCGCAGCCCAACTCGCCGTATCTGCAAACGGTGACGAAGACTTCTCTGGCTCACAAGCAGCAGGACAGCCAGCACATCGGCTGTGGTTACAACAACGCGGCTCGTCCCTTC GCCAACGGCGGCGACGGCGGCGTGAAGAGCATTGTCAATAAACAATACAACACCCCGGTTGGCATTTACAGCGATGAATCTATTGCGGAAACACTCTCGGCCCAGGCGGAGGTTTTGGCCGGCGGTGTGCTCGG CGTCAACTTCAAGAAGAACGAGAAGGAATACCAGGCCGACCGGTCTGAGGTCCTGAAGTTCCTGCGCGAAGAGGAGACTGGCCAGTCCACTCCAG CATTCGGCAAATACGAGCATGATGCACCTCAGCAAcagccacaacaacaatacgaacagcaacagcatcagcatcaacatcaacatcagcaacagcaacagcaacactactaccaacagcaacagcaactgcaacaacaacagcagcagcagcaacaacagcagtcGAGCGCCACTCGCCATGTCAGCGCCCCCATCACCAATCCCAATAAGCCCCCCAGCACCGGCGGACTCCCGACTGGCCAGAACATTTGCACCGAGTGCGAGCGCCTCATTAC TGGCGTCTTTGTGCGCATCAAGGATAAGAACCTGCACGTGGAGTGCTTCAAGTGTGCCACCTGCGGCACCTCGCTGAAGAACCAGGGCTACTACAACTTCAACAACAAGCTGTACTGCGACATCCACGCCAAGCAGGCCGCCCTGAACAACCCGCCCGCCGGAACCGAGGGCTACGTGCCCGTCCCCATCAAGCC CAACACCAAGCTGAGTGCCAACACCATCTCGTCGGCTTTGAGCTCGCACGGATATAGTGGTGCCTCGAATGGCTACTCCAACGGCAGCTCGGCACCAGCTCCGGCTCCG CCTGAGTCTGAGCCCAGCCAGGAGCTACCTCTGCCACCGCCCCCGTCGCCcacacagctcctgcagtatgCGGAGGTGGACCACCTGGTGTCCCCCGAGCAGCAACACACTCGCACCCACAGCAGCCTGTCCTCCATCTCAActggctcctcctcctccggagtgggcggcagcggcagcggcagtggATGTGGCAGCGGCAGTGCCAGTGGCGTTGGCCCGCAGAGCCAGCAGAGCTACTCCTCCACCTTGTCGCTGGACAGGTTCGGGTCTCCGCTGCACTCGCGTCAGACGTCCTCGTCCTCCACATCGCTGGAGGCGGGAGGGCTGGCACCCTctcctccgccgccgccaccaccacctactgctgctgcaactgcaactgccgCGGCCAATTACAGGCTGCAGGGGCAGCAGAATGAGAACGACATGAATACCCAGAACCAGAACAAGGGTCACAACGCGTACAACCAGATGCTGAAGGAGTACTCCAACAAGCTGCAGCAACAACCATCCCTCCACCCGAACACCACACCGCACACCACACCGACACAGagacacaacaacaacacggCCAAGCCATTTGCCGCAgcacaccaacagcaacaacagccgcTTGTGGCAGCGCTAACGGCGACACTTGCTAATCAATTGAAATTTAACCCACATCAGGTTGCAAGCCcccaagcagcagcagcagcaacagtagcaccgccagcaccagcagcaactgcaacacctCTCATTGCGCCAGCAACAGTTGATAGCTCGCCAGCAACAAtagcagtagcagcaacagcaacaccgaCACCAACAGCTACAGACAATATGTCGGCCAACGTGGCGGATGAGCCGTCTTCGATTTATGGCCAAATTAACGCCAACGCGGTGGCACCTGGCCTCGCCCCCATCAGTGGAGGCGGGGACCAGCCCTTTGAGTATGTGACGCTCACCGGCAACGTCATCCGCAGCGTGCAGGCCCCCGGAAAGGGGGCGGGCATCAACTACAAG GTCAACCAGGGCTTCGCTCGTCCCTATGGAGCCGCCGCCCCCAAGTCGCCGGTCTCGTACCCgccgcaacagcagcagcagtcgccCCGTCCCGCCCCCGGCGGCAACAACCCGTACGCCACTTTGCCCCGCAGCAATGTCGGCCAACAAG AGGGGGAATCTGAGGAGCTGCAGCCCGAGTTCGAGGAGGAAGACTGCTATGAGGTAGATATCGAGGCGGAAATGGCCCGCAGTCGGCAGTCACAGCGCGGCTCCAGCTTCACTTGGCCTCCGCCTCAGGACGATAGCCACCTGGCTCCCACCGCCGCCCCTCTATATATTCCCCCACCGGAAACGCAGCATGTGGTTGTCGCGAATCCCGTACAGCAAGTACCGCCCTTGCCACCTGGAGGCGCCACTACGCGCCTCGATCCGCAACCTCCGACATGCGACGGCGGCAACGGAGCTCCTCCCCAGTGGCAGAGCTACTCGGCGCCCCAACTAACCACCTCCAATCCCCGCCAGATGCAGGCGGAACAGCAGGAATCCAGCTCGGAGAGCTACACCTCGACTTCGACCACTACTACCACGACATCAGAAGAGTACCAGCGGATGTATGCGGCCCAAATCCAAGCCTACCAAATGCAGGATATGCAGTCGGGCTCGGAGTTCGACTACCAAGTGGACTACGGCAGCACCCAGGACTCCATCCAAGAGTACGCCTCGGGGAGGAGAAGTGCTCAGGAGTGTGTGGACACGCTGGCAGCTCCATTGAGCACCTACAAGCTCATCGACATGGTAAGGGAGGTGACACCCAGTCCTGTAACTACTCCCGTAACCACCCCCGCTCCCATTTCTGCTCGCCGCGTCGTTTTCAACGATGAGCCAGAGATTAAAGAGCTTCCTCAGATTCCCATTGAGCTGGAGACCATACCCGAGGCTGCCGAGGATCGTGAGGGCCTTGTGATTGAGCAGAGGTGCCAGATTCTCGAGAGCGAGCGAAAGTTCCAGCCCACCCCGGAGATCAAGATTGAAATTGCACCTGTGCGCCAGATACCGCCCTCGAAGATTCCCAATCCCATGCCCAAGGAGTGGATTAATCCCATGATCAGGGTGTTGACGACAGCTCCGGAAGTTCCCTTCCACTTGGTAGAATGCCCTTTTCCCAGGCCTTGTGGTGACAGTTTTGAGGCTGAGGCAGCCGCTCAAGCTGAAGCTCAAGCCCAAGACCATGCCGAGCCTCCACTACCTCCTCCTGTTCCTGCTGAAGCTCCAGCTCCCGTGGAGCCCTCACCCGCTCCGCCCCTGAGAGAGTCGCCTCCCCGTGGCTCCCGCCTAACCAAGGCCATGATCACTGCTCCCGAGTTCGAGCTGAAGTTCGCCCCTTCCTCCGATCAGGGCATTCCACTGCCTGAGGAAACGGTTCCCTACATGCCACCGCCGATTGATATGAAACCCTACTTGAGGGAGGACTACCGCCCCAAGTCGCCCTTTGTGAGTGCCCTGACCACTGCGCCCGATCGCCGCTTCGAGGGTCACTTTGACCGCGACGTGCCCATCCACCTGATCGACCTACCCACTCCCAAGGAGCATCTCAGTATGGGCGATGCCCTGGTCACCGCTCCGGACCGAGGCTACACCCCCCTCAACCCCGAAAATGCCACTCACCGATTGGACGAGGAGCAAAAACAACAGGAACTGAAGAAGCGTGAATTTCAGGTGCTGGACCACGAGGAGGAGCTAGGCATACGTCCCGAGCCGCCGCAGTCGGTGGAGTTCTATACGACGGACAGGAGCCAGAGCAGGAAGTCTTCGGCCTTTGCGGCCATGCAAGCATTCCAGCCTTCCCGGGAACCGCTGTCATCCGCATCCGCCTCCGGCAGTGTCACTAACACTCCCAGGGATTCGATTATCTCGGCGTTGAAGGAGGAGCCGGATCTGGAGTACCAGAAGTTCTGCAAGGCCCAGCAGCGTAACCAGAAGCGGCTCGACTATTTCCACAAGAAGGAGGAGGAATTCCAGCAGACCTTTGGCCTGAGCCAGCAGGAGCTGCAGCAGACTCAgttgttgcaactgcaacggtGTGTCAAGGCTGATGAGTTGCAGCAGCAGATTCAGCAAATCACTCAAAAGtcccaacaacagcagcaacagcaacagcaacaacagcactCCCAAGTAACCCAAAGatcccaacaacaacaacatcaacaactgTCCCAAGTTAACCAGAAAACCCTTGCTGAGACCCAATCCCTGCAGACCAGGAGCTCTCAAAGCTCCTCCTATAGTTCCTCCAAAGCGACTAGTTCCTCTAACTCCTCTTCCACAGTCCCACCTCAGGCTTACTCAGCTGTGATTGTGCCTGCACCTGCATCTGCACCTGCTCCAGCACCCGCTCTAGCACCTGCTCCTGTACCTTCAATAGCTCTCCCTGCTCCATTCTCTGTAAATACCAGTAGCAACGCCTACTCCTCCACCACCAGCAAGTTCGATGCCCATGAGCTTATCGAGGAGACTGTCGAGGAGCTCGAGCACTCGGAGGTCCTCTTTCCGCCGCCATCCCCATTGAGCCACCTCACCAAGCAGGGCAAAGCCGTACAGTCCGGCCTCCATAAGGCGGACAACATACCTAAATACCAACGCAACTGGACCGTGCTGCCCACCCAGAGTCCCATACGCACGCCGGAACCGCATGAGCTGCGCGAGAACGTGCCCTTGGCTTTTGTGGATGCCCCCAAGGTGCCGGTTACTAGCGATACCTCCACTGTACATAGACCCATAGCCAGGGCCCAGGTAGCAGTTCCCCCACCGTCGCTAACGGTGCCGACAACTGTGGTGTCTCTCGAGAAGCCCCAGCTGTCGGTTCCAATTATAATCGAGGGTGATCGCGCGGGTCCAGTAACGATGGCTTTTCAACCGCTAGACGAGTTCGTCCGTCCGGATCAGGCCCAGACGCCAACCCGGCCTTATACTCCTTCGATGACCCAGAAGCCGGCTCCGATAGTGCCCTTTTACCAGACCGAGGAGAAGCTGTGCTTCGACGAGTGTCCTGCTACCCATGCGCGGAACTACGATATGGGAGCCGCCTCCCCGTTTCCGGACAGAGCTCGGTCCCCAGCCCCAGGACCACCGCCGAATCCGCTCTCCGCCATCCGGGCTCCGCGGATGAAGGAGCCGGAGTCGAACTTGCTCACCGTCTCTGGAGGAGCCGCCCGCTTACAGACAGGCTCCATCACCACGGGCCAAAGCTACCAGGGACAACTGCTGGCCCACTCGGAGCAGTCCACCCAGTCGGCCAGGCAGAGCTTCACCCAGCAGCCGGAGCGCGTCACGGAACAGCGAGTTGGGAACCTGAACATCCAGCAGCGAGAGCAGTCCTCCCAGCTGCAACAGCAGTCCCAGAGCCAGTCGCAGAGCCAGACTCGCAGCCAAGTGGGCAACACGCAGATCGAGAGGCGTCGCAAGGTCACCGAAGAGTTTGAGCGGACCCAGAGTGCTAAGACTATAGAGATCCGGACTGGATCCCAGTCTCAGTCCGTTTCCCAGTCGCAGGCGCAGTCCGTGCAGAGTCAGTCAGAGTCCACGGAGAGGAGGTCATCGTACGGCAAAACAGGTTATGTGGCCACCCAGGCCCGTCGCCTTTCCGGCTTAGAGCAGGAGATCACCAGCTTGACCAGCCAGTCTCAAGCTATAAGTGCCCGGGCTTCCACTTTGGGGGAGAGCTGCTTCCCCCAGCTGCGATCACCCACATTTGACTCGAAGTTTCCCCTGAAGCCAGCGCCGGCACAGTCCATAGTGCCTGGCTACGGGGCACCACCTGCCAGCCAGGCAGCCAGCAAACTGGTGGCTCCTCCACCGGGTTTCCTACAACAACAGCAGTTCCAACAGCAGCagatacaacaacaacagcagcagcgatCCGCCTACTCATCTGTGCAGCAGAGTTCGAAAACATCCACCTCATCGCTCTCATCTTCATCTGCAGCATCTGCGTCGCAAAGCCTAACCCAAGCTTCCTCCGCTATTACTACCACCACTAATAACCAGGCCACCTCGGCCTTCCGGAGAACCAGCAATGGTAGCAGCATCATCAAGCCTAATCTGGCCTCGCGGCCTTCCATCGCTTCCATcacagctccagctccagcgcCTGCTCCAGCTCGGGCTCCCAACGCGGTTAAAGCTCCGATTGCCCCGAAGTCGGTGATTGCCAACGTGGTGCAATCCGCTGCTGCTCCGCCGCCTGCTGCCTCTGCGCCCGCTGTCTTTCCGCCAGATTTAAGCGATCTGAACCTGAACTCTAATGCCGATGGTTCTGCAGGTCCTGGAGGCAAGAGCGCCGGAGCCTTTGGAGCCACCTCAGCGCCCAAGCGCGGCCGAGGTATTCTCAACAAGGCCGCCGCACCCGGAGTGCGCATCCCACTGTGCAACAGCTGCAACGTCCAGATCAG AGGACCCTTCATCACGGCTCTGGGACGCATCTGGTGCCCGGACCACTTCATCTGCGTGAACGGCAATTGCCGTCGTCCGTTGCAGGATATCGGATTCGTTGAGGAGAAGGGCGACTTGTACTGCGAGTACTGCTTCGAAAAGTTTCTGGCGCCCACCTGCAGCAACTGCGCTGGCAAGATCAAG GGTGATTGTCTGAATGCCATCGGCAAGCACTTCCATCCGGAGTGCTTCACCTGCGGCCAGTGCGGCAAGATCTTCGGCAACAGGCCGTTCTTCCTGGAAGATGGCCAGGCCTACTGCGAGGCCGATTGGAACGAGCTGTTCACCACCAAGTGCTTCGCCTGTGGCTTCCCCGTGGAAGCTGGCGACAGATGGGTGGAGGCCCTGAACCACAACTACCATAGTCAGTGCTTCAACTGCACG TTCTGCAAACAGAACCTGGAGGGCCAGAGCTTCTACAACAAGGGCGGTCGTCCCTTCTGCAAGAACCATGCGCGCTAA
- the Zasp52 gene encoding uncharacterized protein Zasp52 isoform X11 → MFLLCLMFFWPSVRRLGVVRVLISLISRSALEEMAQPQLLQIKLSRFDAQPWGFRLQGGVDFAQPLLVQKVNAGSLSEQAGLQPGDAVIKINDVDVFNFRHKDAQDIVVRSGNNFVITVQRGGSTWRPQVTPTGNVPQPNSPYLQTVTKTSLAHKQQDSQHIGCGYNNAARPFANGGDGGVKSIVNKQYNTPVGIYSDESIAETLSAQAEVLAGGVLGVNFKKNEKEYQADRSEVLKFLREEETGQSTPAFGKYEHDAPQQQPQQQYEQQQHQHQHQHQQQQQQHYYQQQQQLQQQQQQQQQQQSSATRHVSAPITNPNKPPSTGGLPTGQNICTECERLITGVFVRIKDKNLHVECFKCATCGTSLKNQGYYNFNNKLYCDIHAKQAALNNPPAGTEGYVPVPIKPNTKLSANTISSALSSHGYSGASNGYSNGSSAPAPAPPESEPSQELPLPPPPSPTQLLQYAEVDHLVSPEQQHTRTHSSLSSISTGSSSSGVGGSGSGSGCGSGSASGVGPQSQQSYSSTLSLDRFGSPLHSRQTSSSSTSLEAGGLAPSPPPPPPPPTAAATATAAANYRLQGQQNENDMNTQNQNKGHNAYNQMLKEYSNKLQQQPSLHPNTTPHTTPTQRHNNNTAKPFAAAHQQQQQPLVAALTATLANQLKFNPHQVASPQAAAAATVAPPAPAATATPLIAPATVDSSPATIAVAATATPTPTATDNMSANVADEPSSIYGQINANAVAPGLAPISGGGDQPFEYVTLTGNVIRSVQAPGKGAGINYKVNQGFARPYGAAAPKSPVSYPPQQQQQSPRPAPGGNNPYATLPRSNVGQQVPPAAANTTNLHATLPRPVPQVATDSPSHEQLTSEKQAHDATSMLAESVGKINMGDKTNAFMQEAGKIISNMLEARLANNPGGGPASAPLSHAGSNLSLRSNSSSNLSKSPMIVRKRLDLDDFKHLDPTQPVALQPVVAVHPLKDPVATESGHQKAQPQAPRVEMTLQMELPAQQHPMGKILDLCDSGKAFDAPEPVAFRNTLRRTGATHGPQATQADRRSYIEPKPAGIPQNGTQNGNNAPSSAPFSVSVKALGPGRHDDPSTMSEENERAVSQLLKEGKRPVCCQCNKEITSGPFITALGRIWCPDHFICVNGNCRRPLQDIGFVEEKGDLYCEYCFEKFLAPTCSNCAGKIKGDCLNAIGKHFHPECFTCGQCGKIFGNRPFFLEDGQAYCEADWNELFTTKCFACGFPVEAGDRWVEALNHNYHSQCFNCTFCKQNLEGQSFYNKGGRPFCKNHAR, encoded by the exons GTGAACGCGGGCAGCTTGTCCGAACAGGCCGGACTACAGCCCGGCGATGCGGTGATCAAGATCAACGACGTGGATGTCTTCAATTTCCGGCACAAGGACGCCCAGGACATTGTGGTGCGCTCCGGCAATAACTTTGTCATCACAGTGCAGCG CGGTGGCTCCACCTGGCGGCCACAAGTGACGCCCACTGGTAACGTGCCGCAGCCCAACTCGCCGTATCTGCAAACGGTGACGAAGACTTCTCTGGCTCACAAGCAGCAGGACAGCCAGCACATCGGCTGTGGTTACAACAACGCGGCTCGTCCCTTC GCCAACGGCGGCGACGGCGGCGTGAAGAGCATTGTCAATAAACAATACAACACCCCGGTTGGCATTTACAGCGATGAATCTATTGCGGAAACACTCTCGGCCCAGGCGGAGGTTTTGGCCGGCGGTGTGCTCGG CGTCAACTTCAAGAAGAACGAGAAGGAATACCAGGCCGACCGGTCTGAGGTCCTGAAGTTCCTGCGCGAAGAGGAGACTGGCCAGTCCACTCCAG CATTCGGCAAATACGAGCATGATGCACCTCAGCAAcagccacaacaacaatacgaacagcaacagcatcagcatcaacatcaacatcagcaacagcaacagcaacactactaccaacagcaacagcaactgcaacaacaacagcagcagcagcaacaacagcagtcGAGCGCCACTCGCCATGTCAGCGCCCCCATCACCAATCCCAATAAGCCCCCCAGCACCGGCGGACTCCCGACTGGCCAGAACATTTGCACCGAGTGCGAGCGCCTCATTAC TGGCGTCTTTGTGCGCATCAAGGATAAGAACCTGCACGTGGAGTGCTTCAAGTGTGCCACCTGCGGCACCTCGCTGAAGAACCAGGGCTACTACAACTTCAACAACAAGCTGTACTGCGACATCCACGCCAAGCAGGCCGCCCTGAACAACCCGCCCGCCGGAACCGAGGGCTACGTGCCCGTCCCCATCAAGCC CAACACCAAGCTGAGTGCCAACACCATCTCGTCGGCTTTGAGCTCGCACGGATATAGTGGTGCCTCGAATGGCTACTCCAACGGCAGCTCGGCACCAGCTCCGGCTCCG CCTGAGTCTGAGCCCAGCCAGGAGCTACCTCTGCCACCGCCCCCGTCGCCcacacagctcctgcagtatgCGGAGGTGGACCACCTGGTGTCCCCCGAGCAGCAACACACTCGCACCCACAGCAGCCTGTCCTCCATCTCAActggctcctcctcctccggagtgggcggcagcggcagcggcagtggATGTGGCAGCGGCAGTGCCAGTGGCGTTGGCCCGCAGAGCCAGCAGAGCTACTCCTCCACCTTGTCGCTGGACAGGTTCGGGTCTCCGCTGCACTCGCGTCAGACGTCCTCGTCCTCCACATCGCTGGAGGCGGGAGGGCTGGCACCCTctcctccgccgccgccaccaccacctactgctgctgcaactgcaactgccgCGGCCAATTACAGGCTGCAGGGGCAGCAGAATGAGAACGACATGAATACCCAGAACCAGAACAAGGGTCACAACGCGTACAACCAGATGCTGAAGGAGTACTCCAACAAGCTGCAGCAACAACCATCCCTCCACCCGAACACCACACCGCACACCACACCGACACAGagacacaacaacaacacggCCAAGCCATTTGCCGCAgcacaccaacagcaacaacagccgcTTGTGGCAGCGCTAACGGCGACACTTGCTAATCAATTGAAATTTAACCCACATCAGGTTGCAAGCCcccaagcagcagcagcagcaacagtagcaccgccagcaccagcagcaactgcaacacctCTCATTGCGCCAGCAACAGTTGATAGCTCGCCAGCAACAAtagcagtagcagcaacagcaacaccgaCACCAACAGCTACAGACAATATGTCGGCCAACGTGGCGGATGAGCCGTCTTCGATTTATGGCCAAATTAACGCCAACGCGGTGGCACCTGGCCTCGCCCCCATCAGTGGAGGCGGGGACCAGCCCTTTGAGTATGTGACGCTCACCGGCAACGTCATCCGCAGCGTGCAGGCCCCCGGAAAGGGGGCGGGCATCAACTACAAG GTCAACCAGGGCTTCGCTCGTCCCTATGGAGCCGCCGCCCCCAAGTCGCCGGTCTCGTACCCgccgcaacagcagcagcagtcgccCCGTCCCGCCCCCGGCGGCAACAACCCGTACGCCACTTTGCCCCGCAGCAATGTCGGCCAACAAG TGCCTCCAGCAGCTGCTAACACCACTAATCTGCATGCCACCTTGCCACGCCCCGTGCCCCAGGTAGCAACTGACTCTCCCTCCCACGAGCAACTGACCTCGGAGAAGCAAGCTCACGATGCCACCTCAATGTTGGCCGAGTCTGTGGGAAAAATCAACATGGGCGACAAAACCAACGCCTTTATGCAGGAAGCCGGAAAAATCATCTCTAATATGCTGGAAGCTAGATTGGCCAACAATCCAGGAGGGGGACCGGCTAGTGCGCCACTCTCCCATGCCGGTAGCAACCTGAGCCTTCGAAGCAACAGCAGCTCCAACCTGTCCAAGAGTCCGATGATTGTTCGCAAGCGACTAGACCTTGATGATTTCAAGCACCTGGACCCAACCCAGCCGGTGGCTCTGCAACCTGTGGTGGCCGTACACCCCCTCAAGGACCCGGTAGCCACCGAGAGTGGTCACCAGAAGGCCCAGCCACAAGCGCCCCGAGTGGAGATGACTCTGCAAATGGAGCTGCCGGCACAACAGCACCCCATGGGCAAGATTCTGGATCTGTGCGACAGCGGCAAGGCTTTCGATGCTCCTGAGCCAGTGGCCTTCAGGAACACGCTGCGCCGCACAGGTGCCACACATGGCCCTCAGGCCACCCAGGCCGATCGCCGATCCTACATAGAACCCAAGCCTGCAGGCATTCCGCAGAACGGCACCCAGAACGGTAACAATGCACCGTCTAGCGCGCCCTTTAGTGTCTCCGTCAAGGCACTGGGTCCTGGCCGCCACGATGATCCGTCAACAATGTCGGAGGAGAACGAGAGGGCGGTGAGTCAGTTGCTCAAGGAGGGTAAGCGACCAGTGTGCTGTCAGTGCAATAAGGAGATTACTTC AGGACCCTTCATCACGGCTCTGGGACGCATCTGGTGCCCGGACCACTTCATCTGCGTGAACGGCAATTGCCGTCGTCCGTTGCAGGATATCGGATTCGTTGAGGAGAAGGGCGACTTGTACTGCGAGTACTGCTTCGAAAAGTTTCTGGCGCCCACCTGCAGCAACTGCGCTGGCAAGATCAAG GGTGATTGTCTGAATGCCATCGGCAAGCACTTCCATCCGGAGTGCTTCACCTGCGGCCAGTGCGGCAAGATCTTCGGCAACAGGCCGTTCTTCCTGGAAGATGGCCAGGCCTACTGCGAGGCCGATTGGAACGAGCTGTTCACCACCAAGTGCTTCGCCTGTGGCTTCCCCGTGGAAGCTGGCGACAGATGGGTGGAGGCCCTGAACCACAACTACCATAGTCAGTGCTTCAACTGCACG TTCTGCAAACAGAACCTGGAGGGCCAGAGCTTCTACAACAAGGGCGGTCGTCCCTTCTGCAAGAACCATGCGCGCTAA